A stretch of Ischnura elegans chromosome 4, ioIscEleg1.1, whole genome shotgun sequence DNA encodes these proteins:
- the LOC124157961 gene encoding cytochrome c oxidase assembly protein COX20, mitochondrial: MFPFDRDWQSVPCFRSSLLYGIGGGIGTGLLYFMFTSKTRMASHVAVSSFCGITLTYWFYCRYDYARKKFAVSQLQPILQKAAVYEGTDPEPNSNQHAKNSEV, encoded by the exons ATGTTCCCTTTTGATCGAGACTGGCAGTCGGTGCCTTGTTTTCGAAGTTCCCTTCTGTATGGAATCGGCGGAGGAATAGGAACTGGTCTTCTCTATTTTATGTTCACCAGCAAGACAAGAATGGCCTCTCACGTCGCCGTGTCTTCATTTTGTGGCATCACGCTAACTTATTG GTTCTACTGTCGATACGATtacgccagaaaaaaatttgctgTGTCACAGCTTCAGCCTATTCTGCAAAAGGCTGCTGTTTACGAAGGGACTGACCCAGAGCCTAATTCTAACCAACATGCAAAAAACAGTGAAGTTTAA